One segment of Ancylothrix sp. D3o DNA contains the following:
- a CDS encoding Tic22 family protein, whose product MKSLIRWSAVLGLVSTTFFASSLSPTMRALALSEQQIMEKLRPVPVFTITDAQGSPLIANVPNEGKQTSVAGVFISMQDAQAFIDQLKSKNPQLAQQVKVVPVSLAEVYKMDQDNKAKPEQLSVAYVPMKQQVDSALALLRQQGQQVSEFNGVPMFIATGGADKGYLTIKQGNEQIIPIFFNKEDLQGMITRFGQQQPDLANQVQIKVVDLQGIIETLQKSNDPQLNQIILIPPRESVEFVRSLMPAQGQAPAQLPAGQQAPR is encoded by the coding sequence ATGAAATCACTAATCCGCTGGAGTGCCGTATTGGGTTTAGTTAGCACTACCTTTTTTGCTTCTTCCCTCAGTCCAACAATGCGAGCGCTGGCACTTTCAGAGCAACAAATTATGGAAAAACTCCGCCCGGTGCCGGTGTTTACCATTACCGATGCTCAAGGCTCTCCCCTCATCGCTAATGTTCCCAACGAAGGCAAACAAACTTCGGTGGCTGGTGTATTCATTAGTATGCAAGATGCACAAGCCTTTATCGATCAGTTAAAAAGTAAAAATCCGCAGTTAGCTCAACAAGTTAAAGTCGTTCCGGTGTCTCTGGCGGAAGTGTACAAAATGGATCAAGATAACAAAGCTAAGCCAGAACAACTCTCCGTTGCTTACGTTCCTATGAAACAGCAAGTTGACTCAGCCTTAGCTTTGCTTCGCCAGCAAGGTCAACAAGTTAGCGAATTTAACGGCGTCCCCATGTTTATTGCCACCGGCGGAGCAGACAAAGGTTATTTAACCATCAAACAAGGTAACGAACAAATTATCCCGATTTTCTTTAATAAAGAAGATTTACAGGGGATGATTACCCGTTTTGGACAACAGCAACCTGATTTAGCTAATCAAGTCCAAATTAAAGTGGTGGATCTCCAAGGGATTATTGAAACTTTGCAAAAAAGCAATGACCCTCAACTCAATCAAATCATTTTAATTCCTCCCCGCGAGTCTGTTGAATTTGTCCGCTCTTTAATGCCGGCCCAGGGTCAAGCACCAGCCCAACTGCCTGCCGGTCAGCAAGCACCCCGCTAA
- a CDS encoding HNH endonuclease: MQCQLCEREIEQLTVHHLIPKQKKGTHGPTIEICSACHRQIHTLFDNKRLATELNTLGKLQSEPQLQKFIAWVKKQKPDKRVKVHRHKT; this comes from the coding sequence ATGCAATGCCAACTGTGTGAAAGAGAAATCGAACAATTAACCGTTCATCACCTCATCCCCAAACAAAAAAAAGGCACACACGGCCCCACCATCGAAATTTGCTCAGCCTGTCACCGTCAAATTCACACGCTTTTTGACAACAAACGCCTCGCCACCGAACTCAACACCCTCGGAAAACTCCAATCCGAACCCCAATTACAAAAATTTATTGCCTGGGTTAAAAAACAAAAACCCGATAAGCGTGTCAAAGTCCACCGGCATAAAACCTAA
- a CDS encoding pentapeptide repeat-containing protein, with protein MLADLTTKTRPSFTREEILEKYADGARDFSRASLCKADLSGADLRGAYLSGAGLSKADLRNANLTGADLRGASLSGANLSGANLTKANLTGAHLNWADLSAANLTDANLSKADVSGANFSRANLTGAKLNQSYLIGTTLSKAKLNNANLSNASLSKSDLSGADLSNANLSGAKLKQANLTAANLTEANLTGATLKQANLNNSHLLRANLSGADLCEISFIGANLSKANLSNTDLSKTCLKTANLSGINLSGANLSGVDLSGKLLTDSNFSGADLSLANLSGAYLIQANLSNAKLIAANLTNAQLISANLYGADLSNANLSKANTMNADRRNLILKGAILPNGKTYTG; from the coding sequence ATGTTAGCAGACTTAACCACAAAAACCAGACCCAGCTTTACCAGAGAAGAAATCTTAGAAAAATATGCTGATGGGGCCAGAGACTTCAGCCGAGCAAGCCTTTGCAAAGCAGATTTGAGCGGAGCAGACCTTAGAGGAGCCTATTTAAGTGGAGCCGGTTTAAGCAAAGCTGACCTCCGCAACGCCAACCTCACCGGCGCCGACCTCAGAGGAGCAAGTCTCAGCGGAGCCAACCTCAGCGGAGCCAACCTAACCAAAGCAAACCTCACCGGAGCGCATTTAAACTGGGCCGACTTGAGTGCAGCGAACCTGACCGATGCAAATCTTAGCAAAGCAGATGTTTCCGGCGCAAATTTCAGCCGTGCCAACCTGACCGGTGCAAAGCTCAATCAAAGTTACTTAATTGGGACAACTTTAAGCAAAGCCAAGCTTAACAACGCCAATCTCAGCAATGCCAGCCTCAGCAAATCTGACCTCTCCGGCGCCGACCTCAGTAACGCTAACCTGAGTGGAGCAAAACTCAAACAAGCAAACCTAACCGCAGCCAACTTAACCGAAGCCAACTTAACAGGAGCAACTCTCAAGCAAGCCAACCTCAACAATAGCCACCTGTTGCGAGCCAACTTAAGCGGAGCCGACTTGTGCGAAATCTCCTTCATTGGAGCCAATTTGAGCAAAGCCAACTTGAGCAACACTGATTTAAGCAAAACCTGTCTCAAAACCGCAAACCTCAGCGGCATCAACCTCAGCGGCGCAAACCTCAGTGGCGTAGACTTGAGTGGAAAACTGCTCACCGACTCCAACTTCAGCGGTGCAGATTTAAGTTTGGCAAACCTTAGCGGTGCTTATTTAATTCAAGCCAACCTCAGCAACGCCAAACTGATCGCCGCCAACCTCACCAATGCTCAATTAATCTCAGCAAACTTATACGGAGCCGACCTCAGTAATGCCAACCTTTCCAAAGCCAACACCATGAACGCAGACCGCCGAAATCTCATTCTTAAGGGTGCTATCTTACCGAACGGCAAAACTTACACTGGCTGA